In Campylobacterota bacterium, the sequence TCCCTTACGGTCTGACGCAGGTCGAGCGTAAAGCGGTCCGCGAATCGGCCATGAGCGCCGGTGCACGCGAAGTGTATCTGATCGACGAACCGATGGCCGCCGCGATCGGAGCGGGGATCGACATCCGCGAACCCAAAGGGAACATCGTCGTCGACATCGGCGGAGGGACGACCGAAATCGGCGTTATCTCGCTGGGCGGCCTCGTCCTGTGCCGCTCGATCCGTATCGCGGGAGACAAAATCGACCGCGCCATCATGGATTACGTCAAACGCAAATACAACCTCCTCATCGGTGAGCGTATTGCCGAAGACATCAAGATCAATATCGGTACGGCAATGCCGCTGCATCAGGAACTCAAAATGATCATCAACGGCCGCGACCAGGTCGAAGGGCTTCTGACGTCGATCGAACTGACCAGCGAAGATGCCCGCGAAGCGATGCGCGAGCCGCTCAAAGAGATCCTTGAAGCGGTACGTGACGTGTTGGAGAACATGCCGCCCGATCTTGCCGGGGACATCGTCAACAACGGGGTCATCCTCACCGGCGGCGGCGCATTGATCCGCCAGCTTGACAAATACATTTCCGAAATCATCAAAATCCCGGTATACGTCGCCGACGAGCCTCTGCTGTGCGTCGCCCGCGGTACCGGACGCGCACTCGAGGAGATCGACCAACTCCACGAACTGTTCGATAATGAATAAACAAAAGCTGAGTCTCATTCTCCTGCTGGCCCTCGCGGTCGGCGGAGCCCTGTACTTTACCGGACTGCTCCAATCCCCGATTCTCCGCCTGACATCCGCTCTCAAACTTTCCTATCATCAAGGAACCGAAAACGTCGCGCACGCGATCGAGGAACATTTCGACCAGCAACGCACGATTATGGACCTGCGGGAGAAAAACCGCTTTTACGAGACGGAACTCCTTTCGCTGCACCAGGTGGCGGACGAATACCAAAAACTCCTCATTGAGCACAACAGTACGATGCAAACCGACGCAAACGTATCCCTCGTCCGCGCCCTTTCGTACGTCCGCTTCGGCGATCCGCATAAACTCTGGATCGAAATGAGCGGGTTCAATCCCCGCTCGGTCTACGGGCTTTTGTACCGGGGTTACGCGGCGGGGATCGTCGTCTCGAACAACGGACGGGCGATGGCTTTGCTCAACGGCGACGCGAAAAGCTCCTATGCCGTAAACGTCGGTGCCAACATGGCCCCCGGCATCGTCCGGGGGAACAACAGCAAGCGGCTGATCGTCGAATTCATCCCGACATGGATCCCCATCGCGGTAGGCGACGAAGTGTTGACGTCGGGTCTTGACAAAATTTTCCTTGCGGGGCTCAAAGTCGGGAAAGTCGTCTCGATTTCCAAAGCGCAAGGGTACCAGAGCGCCGTCGTCGAACCCTACTTTTACGGCAAGAATCCCGCCTATTTTCACGTCATCACGAAGGTCAGATAATCCGATTTTAAGTGCCTTTGCCCTATAATATACAAATTTTTTGTATGAGGGGTCTCAATGCCAAAACGCGACGACATCAAAACGATATTACTCATCGGATCAGGCCCGATCGTCATCGGTCAAGCCTGCGAATTCGACTATTCCGGAACACAGGCGGTTAAAACGCTCAAAGAGCTCGGATACCGCGTCGTTTTGATCAACTCCAATCCGGCAACCATTATGACCGACCCCGAATTTGCCGACCGTACCTACATCGAACCGATCAAACCCGAAATCATCGCCGAAATCATCAAAAAAGAGAACGTCGACGCGATCCTGCCGACGATGGGAGGACAAACCGCCCTCAACGCAGCGATGCAGATGTATGAGAAAGGGATGCTCGAGGGGATCGAATTCCTCGGTGCGAACCCCGCGGCGATCAAAAAAGGAGAAGACCGCCAGGCATTCAAAGAGGCGATGATCAAAATCGGAATGGACCTCCCGATCTCCCGTTACGCCTACAACATGGATGAAGCGCTCGCGGCGGCCGAAGCGATCGGGTTCCCGATCATCATCCGCGCTTCCTACACCCTTGCGGGGGGCGGAAGCGGCGTCGCCTACAACATTGACGAATTCAAGATCCTCGCACAGCGCGGTCTGGACGAATCGCCCATCACCGAAATCCTGATCGAGGAATCGCTTCTGGGGTGGAAAGAGTACGAGATGGAGGTTATCCGCGACCGTAACGACAACTGCATCATCGTCTGTTCGATCGAAAACCTCGATCCCATGGGCGTCCACACGGGGGACTCGATCACGATCGCCCCGGCACTCACCCTCACCGACAAAGAATATCAGCGGATGCGCGACGCGAGCTTCGCGATCCTGCGTGAAATCGGCGTCGATACGGGCGGATCAAACGTCCAGTTCTCCGTCAACCCCAAAACGGGGCGCATGATCGTCATCGAAATGAACCCCCGCGTATCGCGCTCCTCGGCGCTCGCTTCCAAAGCGACGGGCTACCCGATCGCGAAAGTCGCGACGCTGCTGGCCGTCGGGTTCACCCTTGATGAGATTACCAACGATATTACCGGCACCCCCGCGGCGTTCGAACCGGTCATCGACTACATCGTCACCAAACTTCCCCGTTTCACTTTCGAAAAATTCCCCGAAGCCGAGTCGACGCTGACGACGAGCATGAAATCGGTCGGAGAAGCAATGGCCATCGGGCGCACCTTCAAAGAGTCGGTCCAAAAAGCTCTCTGTTCTCTTGAGACCGGGCTGTGCGGCTTTGATCCGATCAGTGCCGATCCCGAATTCATCAAACACGAAATCCGCCGCCCCAACGCCGAGCGGATCCTCTACGTCGCGCAGGGCTTCCGTATGGGACTCAGCGTCGAAGAGATCTTCGAACTTTCCAAAATCGATCCATGGTTCCTGAACCAGATCGAAGAGATCGTCGCTCAGGAGGCGAACGTAACGGTTGCCACCCTCTCTGATGAAGCACAGCTTCGCCGGTTGAAAACCGAAGGTTTTTCGGACAAGATGATTGCGAAACTGATTGCCCAAAACGGCGGAAGCGCGACGGAACTCGACGTCTACAACGCCCGAAAAGCGCTTGGAATCGCTTTTGAGTACAACGAAGTCGATACGTGTGCGGCCGAATTCGGTTCGCTGACGCCGTATCTGTATTCGACCACCAACATCACCCGCCTGGGCCTCCAGGCTCCCCGGGCAAGCGACAAGAAAAAAGTGATGATCCTCGGAGGCGGACCGAACCGCATCGGGCAGGGAATCGAATTCGACTATTGCTGCGTCCACGCCTCGTTCGCTCTCAAAGAGATGGGGATCGAGACGATCATGGTCAACTGTAATCCCGAAACCGTCTCAACCGATTACGATACCTCCGACGTCCTCTACTTCGAACCGATCGATTTTGAGCACGTCCGCTCCATCGTCGAGGCGGAACAGCCCGATGGGATCATCGTCCATTTCGGCGGTCAGACGCCGCTCAAACTCGCCAACTCTCTCCACGCCATCGGCGCCAAAATCGCCGGAACCTCCGCTGAAGTGATCGACCTGGCGGAAAACCGCGAGAAATTCTCGGCTTTCGTCGTCGAAAAAGGGCTCAAACAGCCCGAAAACGGCCTTTCAATGACGAAAGAAGGGGCGTTTGAAATCGCCCAGCGGCTGGGCTATCCCGTCCTCGTCCGCCCTTCTTACGTTCTGGGAGGACGCGCGATGCGGATCGTCTACAACGAAGACGAGCTGCGCACCTACATGGACGTCGCCGTATCGGTCAGTAACGACTCTCCCGTTCTCGTCGACAAATTCCTCGATCAGGCGGTCGAACTCGACGTCGATGCGATCAGCGACGGTACCGAGGTCTACATCGGTTCGGTCATGCAACACATCGAAGAAGCCGGTATCCATTCGGGCGACAGCGCGTGTTCGCTTCCCCCGGTAGGACTCACCCCCGAGCTCAAAGCGCAGGTTGAAGCGCAGACCAAAACGATCGCCCTCGGACTCGGCGTCATCGGTCTTCTCAATATCCAGTACGCGATCTATCAAAACGAAATCTACCTGATCGAAGTCAACCCGCGTGCTTCACGTACGGTTCCTTTCGTCTCCAAAGCGACGGGAATGCCGCTGGCGAAAGTCGCGACGCGGGTCATGATGGGTGAAAAACTCCGCGACGCCCTCAAATACTACGACCATTACAACATCGTCATGGAAGAGAACGGATTGCTCAAACCGCGCCTCAAAGGGCACGTTGCGATCAAAGAGGCGGTTTTCCCGTTCAACAAACTCTACGGTGCCGACCTCGTCCTCTCTCCGGAGATGAAATCAACCGGGGAAGTCATGGGGATCAGCGCCAACTTCGGTGTCAGTTTTGCCAAAAGCCAGCTCGCGGCGGGCAA encodes:
- the mreC gene encoding rod shape-determining protein MreC, which produces MNKQKLSLILLLALAVGGALYFTGLLQSPILRLTSALKLSYHQGTENVAHAIEEHFDQQRTIMDLREKNRFYETELLSLHQVADEYQKLLIEHNSTMQTDANVSLVRALSYVRFGDPHKLWIEMSGFNPRSVYGLLYRGYAAGIVVSNNGRAMALLNGDAKSSYAVNVGANMAPGIVRGNNSKRLIVEFIPTWIPIAVGDEVLTSGLDKIFLAGLKVGKVVSISKAQGYQSAVVEPYFYGKNPAYFHVITKVR
- the carB gene encoding carbamoyl-phosphate synthase large subunit is translated as MPKRDDIKTILLIGSGPIVIGQACEFDYSGTQAVKTLKELGYRVVLINSNPATIMTDPEFADRTYIEPIKPEIIAEIIKKENVDAILPTMGGQTALNAAMQMYEKGMLEGIEFLGANPAAIKKGEDRQAFKEAMIKIGMDLPISRYAYNMDEALAAAEAIGFPIIIRASYTLAGGGSGVAYNIDEFKILAQRGLDESPITEILIEESLLGWKEYEMEVIRDRNDNCIIVCSIENLDPMGVHTGDSITIAPALTLTDKEYQRMRDASFAILREIGVDTGGSNVQFSVNPKTGRMIVIEMNPRVSRSSALASKATGYPIAKVATLLAVGFTLDEITNDITGTPAAFEPVIDYIVTKLPRFTFEKFPEAESTLTTSMKSVGEAMAIGRTFKESVQKALCSLETGLCGFDPISADPEFIKHEIRRPNAERILYVAQGFRMGLSVEEIFELSKIDPWFLNQIEEIVAQEANVTVATLSDEAQLRRLKTEGFSDKMIAKLIAQNGGSATELDVYNARKALGIAFEYNEVDTCAAEFGSLTPYLYSTTNITRLGLQAPRASDKKKVMILGGGPNRIGQGIEFDYCCVHASFALKEMGIETIMVNCNPETVSTDYDTSDVLYFEPIDFEHVRSIVEAEQPDGIIVHFGGQTPLKLANSLHAIGAKIAGTSAEVIDLAENREKFSAFVVEKGLKQPENGLSMTKEGAFEIAQRLGYPVLVRPSYVLGGRAMRIVYNEDELRTYMDVAVSVSNDSPVLVDKFLDQAVELDVDAISDGTEVYIGSVMQHIEEAGIHSGDSACSLPPVGLTPELKAQVEAQTKTIALGLGVIGLLNIQYAIYQNEIYLIEVNPRASRTVPFVSKATGMPLAKVATRVMMGEKLRDALKYYDHYNIVMEENGLLKPRLKGHVAIKEAVFPFNKLYGADLVLSPEMKSTGEVMGISANFGVSFAKSQLAAGNKIPTSGTCFLSFIDSDKKHAPEIARGLHRQGFRLIATRGTQKIIEAAGIPCEAVLKISEGRPNIEDVMKNGEIALAINTSDNQTAKKDAEQIRQIVLRMGIPYFTTLSAARAAIEAMGHMSDESWMSPNALQDYLRS
- a CDS encoding rod shape-determining protein, giving the protein MLFNKLIGMFSNDLSIDLGTANTLVISKGRGIIINEPSVVAVKTEKYGQQKVLAVGREAKEMVGKTPGNIKAIRPMKDGVIADFDMTEKMIRKFIEKAHGRSSLISPRIIICVPYGLTQVERKAVRESAMSAGAREVYLIDEPMAAAIGAGIDIREPKGNIVVDIGGGTTEIGVISLGGLVLCRSIRIAGDKIDRAIMDYVKRKYNLLIGERIAEDIKINIGTAMPLHQELKMIINGRDQVEGLLTSIELTSEDAREAMREPLKEILEAVRDVLENMPPDLAGDIVNNGVILTGGGALIRQLDKYISEIIKIPVYVADEPLLCVARGTGRALEEIDQLHELFDNE